One genomic window of Brienomyrus brachyistius isolate T26 chromosome 16, BBRACH_0.4, whole genome shotgun sequence includes the following:
- the LOC125709528 gene encoding transmembrane protein 131-like isoform X2 gives MWRQSMYSLLFALRCLLSLPASYSEPMQESYRALEFQPSMLDFQEQAVGVPEIRKVYLHNPSSEETIILLSISAATSHFYTSFFQNRIILPKGNTSFDVVFQARVVGNVENTFFINTSHHGIFTYQVFGVGAPDPYRLRPFTGCRAAHPLSSDFLPLVNNPNPCREALQVGHLHARSEDFYLDLPNGQKEDTTSWEMPSVEKKMVMKTSITSRIKDNHTGLLRIKARSPTQEQYIILPVKMAISTAPDVYISKEMLDFGALRSQDPSKHMNVYLVNLGTKDVPIKSVNPMPSIKALTVDFEPVTVKPGENIKIATISFHASKVHKGSQFSGKITIKTNEESYTYLDIPYKAEVFNGYLWFDSTATLFHIRDSLTEPVKRPILVTNTYDFPVLIHNVSLAKEAKTMFNVQNVSQPILIPPHESHYLLNLHFWPVKTSTYIDSNIVLITNVSKFYLPVRAFTGFLEVLVLPPSLEQHWMDFGVVNLNTTASILLAVFNSNPTELEIKSWKVTGDGFSIELLRSEPGNKTTALSKTKILQNASASYQETVILSSGYYALFRVTLLAQELKGTYDEAIRITSDYEILTIPVKADTAVEALTSSPKQIILPKCFPGKVVRQSFGIVSSLSQSVKRLHIHRVTDDERFYHRRLKTSKMDLESRQRLKIANIYFDGSLECGNQCYVGLPFLLKLESASHGLQMQQDLWSSDTDLHQTLLERWRSVKENNGDKVKAIFEMTTALQSNIQTEVTAQMVWPSIINSSREIIFPLTQTHSSSVKELVLQNPADRSLYIQILPLTLYPNSSDMLDNLIDRATWIKFPHISNNTLEFHVQSNQTSLNKTAKQFEECPAQPFVCNALLLPGEVRSFNVKFTPVSHHTVASLLIIRNNLTVVDHVLVHGRGASENLKVSGKSPGIQSYLKFTITESLLKHCTERVKPKQSFTLRKTFKVENTGELTFSIKSTEIDNHICEAHGFKVVDCQEFTLKPKASKDILILFTPDFSASRSAAELRLVTAGGSEFLFTLNASLPYHMLVACSEDLARPSWELELYIGISVIMSFMFLLVMAMAYLEAKGIWEPFKRQLCCEGCDAPSETERALIIRETAQNRTHTNLNEDANHDSTQGMNNPGTSSVWINGPPCTTRSETQGTSKTYSNLAGLRSRIINKAKVSFSRSSRPSQPAQQQQQQLVSSSLDMQTSTAAALPKDQPAQTPKTLPETRAEAEGKTPESSTNPDFSSFAGAVDKNVGCQNASPTKLLQNQQALLSPNKGSGTKRKMQTKPQVQDHPKEKEPKSKDVMKTRPFTLEKEKVEGTAASPPKSDKRKPDTKDPITDVNSNSLELPYITAHEIKRRKQLAKTLKPPPPAKGPQIKNTETVSGEQTEGCHPHPLGKPADAAAESGNISSSEEESDSSLPPEWDSVPVQPVSSGDDGLYQLSLQTMNADTFIKRSTSTACPPPATSLSLIAHGTDSNVDCTACKTQFKREPGHMNKKLTKSISLPDKCGSLITTVVAADYDKSPGGSSPVMGTSRKGNIPGTVAFPQDKSIWSYGPNSAGLWNPFTPCNSNNLNSSGPSDTFKGSGAFSGMPFTKSQEHQPKWSNFNAVSPSIWEPSSGDPLHPWPITTSSPSFSTESVLGTSRGLWSTTTPYSTSIWSPTFTTPAAEVLPNPSGSSNRGFPSQHQNGRLAQCLGLPANSETGGTYSLWGMWGPTPNRRSSEPWNGTSTAECCYYFTQ, from the exons ATGTGGAGACAGAGCATGTACTCCCTGCTTTTCGCGTTACGGTGTCTGCTcagcctgcctgcttcttacagcGAACCCATGCAGGAGAGCTACAGAGCCCTTGAGTTTCAGCCGTCCATGCTGGACTTCCAGGAACA GGCTGTTGGGGTACCAGAAATAAGAAAAGTTTATTTACACAATCCAAGTTCAGAAGAAACTATCATTTTATTATCAATATCTGCAGCGACTTCACATTTTTACACATCATTTTTTCAGAATAGG ATAATTCTACCAAAAGGAAACACGTCttttgatgtagtgtttcaAGCCCGAGTCGTGGGCAATGTGGAAAACACCTTCTTCATTAATACATCCCACCATGGCATTTTCACTTACCAG gtgtttggtgtgggtgcaccTGACCCTTACAGACTACGGCCCTTCACTGGGTGCAGAGCAGCCCACCCGCTGAGCAGCGACTTTTTACCACTGGTAAACAATCCGAATCCATGCAGAGAAGCACTACAG GTGGGGCACCTGCATGCCAGGTCAGAGGACTTTTACTTGGATCTGCCCAATGGTCAGAAAGAAGATACGACATCATGG GAGATGCCTTCAGTTGAGAAAAAAATGGTAATGAAGACCAGCATCACCTCAAGGATCAAAGACAACCATACAGGTTTACTCAGAATCAAAGCCAGGTCTCCCACCCAGGAGCAATACATCATCCTTCCAGTGAAGATGGCGATATCTACAG CACCTGATGTGTACATTTCTAAAGAGATGCTGGATTTTGGTGCACTGAGATCACAAG ATCCTTCAAAACATATGAACGTTTACCTTGTAAATTTAGGAACAAAGGATGTTCCAATTAAA AGCGTTAACCCTATGCCATCGATCAAAGCACTCACAGTGGACTTTGAGCCAGTCACAGTGAAACCAGGAGAAAATATCAAAATTGCAACTATTAGTTTCCATG CATCAAAAGTACATAAAGGGTCTCAATTTTCTggtaaaataacaataaagacAAACGAAGAAAGCTACACATATCTTGATATTCCATACAAAGCTGAAGTTTTCAATGG GTACCTCTGGTTTGACAGCACAGCTACTTTATTCCACATAAGGGACAGTCTAACCGAACCAGTGAAGAGACCCATCCTTGTAACCAACACCTACGACTTCCCAGTTCTAATCCATAATGTTTCCCTGGCAAAAGAGGccaaaacaatgttcaat GTGCAGAACGTCAGCCAGCCGATTCTAATTCCACCACATGAGTCACACTACCTCTTGAATCTCCATTTCTGGCCTGTGAAAACCTCGACTTACATTGACAGCAACATTGTACTCATCACCAACGTGTCAAAGTTTTACCTACCCGTCAGGGCTTTCACTGGCTTCCTAGAG GTCCTGGTTCTTCCTCCTAGTCTGGAACAGCACTGGATGGACTTCGGTGTGGTCAACCTTAATACAACTGCTAGCATTTTGCTGGCAGTTTTCAATAGTAACCCAACTGAG ctggagatCAAGTCCTGGAAGGTCACAGGGGACGGATTTTCCATCGAGCTGTTAAGATCTGAACCAGGGAATAAAACAACTGCACTGTCAAAGACAAAGATTCTGCAAAATGCGTCTGCATCGTATCAGGAAACT GTGATATTATCTTCTGGATATTATGCTCTGTTCCGAGTCACACTACTGGCACAGGAACTCAAAGGAACATATGATGAAGCAATACGTATCACATCTGATTACGAG ATATTAACCATCCCAGTGAAAGCTGACACGGCAGTTGAGGCATTGACTAGCTCACCAAAGCAGATTATTCTACCAAAATGCTTTCCG GGAAAGGTAGTTCGTCAAAGCTTTGGCATTGTGAGCTCCTTGTCTCAGAGCGTGAAAAGGCTACACATCCATCGTGTGACTGATGATGAGCGTTTCTATCACAGAAGGCTAAAAACAAGCAAGATGGACCTGGAATCAAGACAAAGGTTAAAG aTAGCAAACATTTATTTTGATGGCAGTTTGGAGTGTGGGAATCAATGTTATGTCGGACTACCGTTTCTTCTTAAAT TGGAATCTGCATCACATGGGCTGCAGATGCAGCAGGACCTCTGGAGTTCAGATACAGACTTGCACCAAACACTTCTTGAAAGATGGAGAAGTGTGAAGGAAAACAATGGGGACAA GGTGAAAGCCATCTTTGAGATGACCACTGCTCTTCAAAGTAACATACAAACGGAAGTAACAGCCCAGATGGTGTGGCCATCGATAATCAACTCCTCACGCGAGATCATTTTCCCCTTGACCCAAACCCACAGCTCCTCT GTTAAGGAACTGGTCTTACAAAACCCAGCAGACAGGTCACTATACATCCAGATTCTTCCCTTAACGCTGTATCCCAACTCGTCTGACATGCTAGACAATCTAATTGACAG GGCAACCTGGATTAAGTTTCCCCACATCAGCAATAATACACTAGAGTTTCATGTTCAGAGCAATCAG ACATCCTTAAATAAAACTGCCAAGCAGTTTGAAGAATGCCCAGCACAACCTTTCGTATGCAACGCCCTGTTATTACCAGGAGAAGTCAGATCTTTTAATGTGAAGTTCACTCCTGTCAGCCACCACACTGTGGCTTCGCTTCTTATCATTAG GAACAACCTGACTGTTGTGGACCATGTACTAGTACACGGCCGAGGTGCTTCTGAGAATTTAAAAGTCAGTGGGAAGTCTCCTGGTATTCAAAGCTACCTAAAGTTCACGATTACGGAGTCTCTGCTGAAACACTGCACAGAGA GGGTGAAACCCAAGCAAAGCTTCACACTCCGAAAGACATTTAAAGTGGAAAACACTGGAGAGCTTACATTCTCAATCAAATCCACTGAAATCGACAACCATATTTGTGAGGCACATGGATTTAAAGTCGTCGACTGCCAAGAATTTACACTTAAACCAAAAGCTTCAAAAGACATTCTTATATT GTTCACTCCCGATTTCAGTGCCTCACGATCAGCGGCGGAGCTGCGGCTGGTGACTGCTGGCGGCTCTGAGTTCTTGTTTACATTGAATGCCTCACTGCCATATCATATGCTGGTGGCTTGCAGTGAAGACCTGGCCAGGCCCAGCTGGGAGCTGGAGCTCTACATAGGCATCTCTGTCATCATGAG CTTCATGTTCCTTCTAGTGATGGCGATGGCCTACCTTGAAGCCAAGGGAATCTGGGAACCATTTAAGAGGCAACTGTGTTGTGAAGGATGTGATGCTCcatcagagacagagagagcgtTGATTATCAGGGAAACTGCACAAAATCGAACACACACCAA CCTGAATGAAGACGCAAACCACGATTCTACACAAGGAATGAACAATCCTGGCACTTCCTCAGTGTGGATCAATGGCCCACCATGTACCACGCGATCAGAAACCCAGGGCACCAGCAAGACGTACTCCAACCTGGCTGGCCTGAGGTCCAGGATTATTAACAAAGCCAAAGTGAGTTTTAGCAGGAGCTCCAGGCCGTCACAGCcagcgcagcagcagcaacagcagttGGTGTCCAGCTCCCTGGACATGCAGACCTCCACGGCTGCAGCACTTCCCAAAGACCAGCCTGCACAGACCCCCAAAACTCTCCCTGAGACTAGGGCTGAGGCTGAAGGCAAAACACCTGAAAGCTCAACGAACCCAGATTTCTCCAGCTTTGCCGGAGCTGTGGACAAGAACGTAGGGTGCCAAAATGCTTCTCCAACTAAGCTGCTCCAAAACCAGCAGGCCCTACTTTCTCCAAACAAAG GTTCTGGAACAAAACGGAAAATGCAGACTAAACCCCAGGTCCAAGACCATCCCAAGGAGAAAGAGCCGAAGTCAAAG GATGTAATGAAAACCAGGCCATTCACGCTAGAAAAGGAAAAGGTGGAGGGAACTGCAGCATCACCCCCAAAATCAGACAAAAGGAAGCCAGACACAAAAGACCCCATTACAGATGTAAATTCCAA TTCACTGGAATTGCCATACATAACTGCCCACGAAATCAAACGCCGCAAACAGTTAGCAAAAACCTTGAAGCCTCCTCCACCAGCAAAGGGCCCTCAAATCAAGAATACAGAGACAG TGTCCGGCGAGCAGACAGAAGGCTGCCATCCTCACCCCCTTGGGAAGCCGGCTGATGCAGCAGCAGAATCAGGAAACATCAGCAGTTCTGAGGAGGAAAGTGATTCTTCCCTTCCTCCAGAGTGGGACTCTGTCCCAGTCCAGCCAGTCAGCAGTG GTGATGACGGCCTCTACCAGTTATCTCTGCAAACCATGAATGCAGACACTTTCATAAAAAGATCCACTTCCACAGCATGTCCACCTCCTGCCACATCCCTCAGCCTGATAGCCCATGGAACAGATAGCAATGTGGACTGCACAGCATG TAAGACCCAATTTAAAAGAGAACCTGGACACATGAACAAGAAGCTGACAAAATCAATCTCGTTACCTGATAAATGCGGCAGTCTCATCACTACTGTTGTGGCAGCAGATTATGACAAAAGTCCAG GTGGCAGCAGCCCAGTCATGGGGACGTCTAGAAAAGGCAACATTCCAGGGACCGTGGCCTTTCCTCAGGACAAATCCATTTGGAGCTACGGGCCCAACAG TGCTGGATTGTGGAATCCGTTCACTCCCTGTAATAGCAACAATTTAAATTCTTCTGGGCCCAGTGATACATTTAAAGGTTCTGGAG CCTTTAGTGGTATGCCCTTCACCAAGAGCCAAGAACATCAGCCAAAGTGGTCCAACTTCAATGCTGTGTCCCCGTCAATCTGGGAACCGTCCAGCGGTGATCCTCTGCATCCCTGGCCTATCACTACAAGCTCACCATCATTCTCCACTGAA TCTGTTCTAGGCACGAGCAGAGGCCTGTGGTCCACCACCACTCCATACAGCACATCCATCTGGTCACCCACCTTCACGACACCTGCCGCTGAAGTACTTCCCAACCCCAGTGGGAGCTCCAACAGAGGGTTTCCTAGCCAACACCAAAATGGGAGGCTTGCGCAATGTCTAGGGCTGCCAGCCAACAGCGAGACGGGAGGGACCTACAGCCTCTGGGGCATGTGGGGCCCGACCCCAAACAGAAGGTCCTCTGAACCTTGGAACGGCACTTCAACTGCTGAGTGCTGTTATTACTTTACACAGTAG
- the LOC125709528 gene encoding transmembrane protein 131-like isoform X1 — protein sequence MWRQSMYSLLFALRCLLSLPASYSEPMQESYRALEFQPSMLDFQEQAVGVPEIRKVYLHNPSSEETIILLSISAATSHFYTSFFQNRIILPKGNTSFDVVFQARVVGNVENTFFINTSHHGIFTYQVFGVGAPDPYRLRPFTGCRAAHPLSSDFLPLVNNPNPCREALQVGHLHARSEDFYLDLPNGQKEDTTSWEMPSVEKKMVMKTSITSRIKDNHTGLLRIKARSPTQEQYIILPVKMAISTGKAPDVYISKEMLDFGALRSQDPSKHMNVYLVNLGTKDVPIKSVNPMPSIKALTVDFEPVTVKPGENIKIATISFHASKVHKGSQFSGKITIKTNEESYTYLDIPYKAEVFNGYLWFDSTATLFHIRDSLTEPVKRPILVTNTYDFPVLIHNVSLAKEAKTMFNVQNVSQPILIPPHESHYLLNLHFWPVKTSTYIDSNIVLITNVSKFYLPVRAFTGFLEVLVLPPSLEQHWMDFGVVNLNTTASILLAVFNSNPTELEIKSWKVTGDGFSIELLRSEPGNKTTALSKTKILQNASASYQETVILSSGYYALFRVTLLAQELKGTYDEAIRITSDYEILTIPVKADTAVEALTSSPKQIILPKCFPGKVVRQSFGIVSSLSQSVKRLHIHRVTDDERFYHRRLKTSKMDLESRQRLKIANIYFDGSLECGNQCYVGLPFLLKLESASHGLQMQQDLWSSDTDLHQTLLERWRSVKENNGDKVKAIFEMTTALQSNIQTEVTAQMVWPSIINSSREIIFPLTQTHSSSVKELVLQNPADRSLYIQILPLTLYPNSSDMLDNLIDRATWIKFPHISNNTLEFHVQSNQTSLNKTAKQFEECPAQPFVCNALLLPGEVRSFNVKFTPVSHHTVASLLIIRNNLTVVDHVLVHGRGASENLKVSGKSPGIQSYLKFTITESLLKHCTERVKPKQSFTLRKTFKVENTGELTFSIKSTEIDNHICEAHGFKVVDCQEFTLKPKASKDILILFTPDFSASRSAAELRLVTAGGSEFLFTLNASLPYHMLVACSEDLARPSWELELYIGISVIMSFMFLLVMAMAYLEAKGIWEPFKRQLCCEGCDAPSETERALIIRETAQNRTHTNLNEDANHDSTQGMNNPGTSSVWINGPPCTTRSETQGTSKTYSNLAGLRSRIINKAKVSFSRSSRPSQPAQQQQQQLVSSSLDMQTSTAAALPKDQPAQTPKTLPETRAEAEGKTPESSTNPDFSSFAGAVDKNVGCQNASPTKLLQNQQALLSPNKGSGTKRKMQTKPQVQDHPKEKEPKSKDVMKTRPFTLEKEKVEGTAASPPKSDKRKPDTKDPITDVNSNSLELPYITAHEIKRRKQLAKTLKPPPPAKGPQIKNTETVSGEQTEGCHPHPLGKPADAAAESGNISSSEEESDSSLPPEWDSVPVQPVSSGDDGLYQLSLQTMNADTFIKRSTSTACPPPATSLSLIAHGTDSNVDCTACKTQFKREPGHMNKKLTKSISLPDKCGSLITTVVAADYDKSPGGSSPVMGTSRKGNIPGTVAFPQDKSIWSYGPNSAGLWNPFTPCNSNNLNSSGPSDTFKGSGAFSGMPFTKSQEHQPKWSNFNAVSPSIWEPSSGDPLHPWPITTSSPSFSTESVLGTSRGLWSTTTPYSTSIWSPTFTTPAAEVLPNPSGSSNRGFPSQHQNGRLAQCLGLPANSETGGTYSLWGMWGPTPNRRSSEPWNGTSTAECCYYFTQ from the exons ATGTGGAGACAGAGCATGTACTCCCTGCTTTTCGCGTTACGGTGTCTGCTcagcctgcctgcttcttacagcGAACCCATGCAGGAGAGCTACAGAGCCCTTGAGTTTCAGCCGTCCATGCTGGACTTCCAGGAACA GGCTGTTGGGGTACCAGAAATAAGAAAAGTTTATTTACACAATCCAAGTTCAGAAGAAACTATCATTTTATTATCAATATCTGCAGCGACTTCACATTTTTACACATCATTTTTTCAGAATAGG ATAATTCTACCAAAAGGAAACACGTCttttgatgtagtgtttcaAGCCCGAGTCGTGGGCAATGTGGAAAACACCTTCTTCATTAATACATCCCACCATGGCATTTTCACTTACCAG gtgtttggtgtgggtgcaccTGACCCTTACAGACTACGGCCCTTCACTGGGTGCAGAGCAGCCCACCCGCTGAGCAGCGACTTTTTACCACTGGTAAACAATCCGAATCCATGCAGAGAAGCACTACAG GTGGGGCACCTGCATGCCAGGTCAGAGGACTTTTACTTGGATCTGCCCAATGGTCAGAAAGAAGATACGACATCATGG GAGATGCCTTCAGTTGAGAAAAAAATGGTAATGAAGACCAGCATCACCTCAAGGATCAAAGACAACCATACAGGTTTACTCAGAATCAAAGCCAGGTCTCCCACCCAGGAGCAATACATCATCCTTCCAGTGAAGATGGCGATATCTACAGGTAAAG CACCTGATGTGTACATTTCTAAAGAGATGCTGGATTTTGGTGCACTGAGATCACAAG ATCCTTCAAAACATATGAACGTTTACCTTGTAAATTTAGGAACAAAGGATGTTCCAATTAAA AGCGTTAACCCTATGCCATCGATCAAAGCACTCACAGTGGACTTTGAGCCAGTCACAGTGAAACCAGGAGAAAATATCAAAATTGCAACTATTAGTTTCCATG CATCAAAAGTACATAAAGGGTCTCAATTTTCTggtaaaataacaataaagacAAACGAAGAAAGCTACACATATCTTGATATTCCATACAAAGCTGAAGTTTTCAATGG GTACCTCTGGTTTGACAGCACAGCTACTTTATTCCACATAAGGGACAGTCTAACCGAACCAGTGAAGAGACCCATCCTTGTAACCAACACCTACGACTTCCCAGTTCTAATCCATAATGTTTCCCTGGCAAAAGAGGccaaaacaatgttcaat GTGCAGAACGTCAGCCAGCCGATTCTAATTCCACCACATGAGTCACACTACCTCTTGAATCTCCATTTCTGGCCTGTGAAAACCTCGACTTACATTGACAGCAACATTGTACTCATCACCAACGTGTCAAAGTTTTACCTACCCGTCAGGGCTTTCACTGGCTTCCTAGAG GTCCTGGTTCTTCCTCCTAGTCTGGAACAGCACTGGATGGACTTCGGTGTGGTCAACCTTAATACAACTGCTAGCATTTTGCTGGCAGTTTTCAATAGTAACCCAACTGAG ctggagatCAAGTCCTGGAAGGTCACAGGGGACGGATTTTCCATCGAGCTGTTAAGATCTGAACCAGGGAATAAAACAACTGCACTGTCAAAGACAAAGATTCTGCAAAATGCGTCTGCATCGTATCAGGAAACT GTGATATTATCTTCTGGATATTATGCTCTGTTCCGAGTCACACTACTGGCACAGGAACTCAAAGGAACATATGATGAAGCAATACGTATCACATCTGATTACGAG ATATTAACCATCCCAGTGAAAGCTGACACGGCAGTTGAGGCATTGACTAGCTCACCAAAGCAGATTATTCTACCAAAATGCTTTCCG GGAAAGGTAGTTCGTCAAAGCTTTGGCATTGTGAGCTCCTTGTCTCAGAGCGTGAAAAGGCTACACATCCATCGTGTGACTGATGATGAGCGTTTCTATCACAGAAGGCTAAAAACAAGCAAGATGGACCTGGAATCAAGACAAAGGTTAAAG aTAGCAAACATTTATTTTGATGGCAGTTTGGAGTGTGGGAATCAATGTTATGTCGGACTACCGTTTCTTCTTAAAT TGGAATCTGCATCACATGGGCTGCAGATGCAGCAGGACCTCTGGAGTTCAGATACAGACTTGCACCAAACACTTCTTGAAAGATGGAGAAGTGTGAAGGAAAACAATGGGGACAA GGTGAAAGCCATCTTTGAGATGACCACTGCTCTTCAAAGTAACATACAAACGGAAGTAACAGCCCAGATGGTGTGGCCATCGATAATCAACTCCTCACGCGAGATCATTTTCCCCTTGACCCAAACCCACAGCTCCTCT GTTAAGGAACTGGTCTTACAAAACCCAGCAGACAGGTCACTATACATCCAGATTCTTCCCTTAACGCTGTATCCCAACTCGTCTGACATGCTAGACAATCTAATTGACAG GGCAACCTGGATTAAGTTTCCCCACATCAGCAATAATACACTAGAGTTTCATGTTCAGAGCAATCAG ACATCCTTAAATAAAACTGCCAAGCAGTTTGAAGAATGCCCAGCACAACCTTTCGTATGCAACGCCCTGTTATTACCAGGAGAAGTCAGATCTTTTAATGTGAAGTTCACTCCTGTCAGCCACCACACTGTGGCTTCGCTTCTTATCATTAG GAACAACCTGACTGTTGTGGACCATGTACTAGTACACGGCCGAGGTGCTTCTGAGAATTTAAAAGTCAGTGGGAAGTCTCCTGGTATTCAAAGCTACCTAAAGTTCACGATTACGGAGTCTCTGCTGAAACACTGCACAGAGA GGGTGAAACCCAAGCAAAGCTTCACACTCCGAAAGACATTTAAAGTGGAAAACACTGGAGAGCTTACATTCTCAATCAAATCCACTGAAATCGACAACCATATTTGTGAGGCACATGGATTTAAAGTCGTCGACTGCCAAGAATTTACACTTAAACCAAAAGCTTCAAAAGACATTCTTATATT GTTCACTCCCGATTTCAGTGCCTCACGATCAGCGGCGGAGCTGCGGCTGGTGACTGCTGGCGGCTCTGAGTTCTTGTTTACATTGAATGCCTCACTGCCATATCATATGCTGGTGGCTTGCAGTGAAGACCTGGCCAGGCCCAGCTGGGAGCTGGAGCTCTACATAGGCATCTCTGTCATCATGAG CTTCATGTTCCTTCTAGTGATGGCGATGGCCTACCTTGAAGCCAAGGGAATCTGGGAACCATTTAAGAGGCAACTGTGTTGTGAAGGATGTGATGCTCcatcagagacagagagagcgtTGATTATCAGGGAAACTGCACAAAATCGAACACACACCAA CCTGAATGAAGACGCAAACCACGATTCTACACAAGGAATGAACAATCCTGGCACTTCCTCAGTGTGGATCAATGGCCCACCATGTACCACGCGATCAGAAACCCAGGGCACCAGCAAGACGTACTCCAACCTGGCTGGCCTGAGGTCCAGGATTATTAACAAAGCCAAAGTGAGTTTTAGCAGGAGCTCCAGGCCGTCACAGCcagcgcagcagcagcaacagcagttGGTGTCCAGCTCCCTGGACATGCAGACCTCCACGGCTGCAGCACTTCCCAAAGACCAGCCTGCACAGACCCCCAAAACTCTCCCTGAGACTAGGGCTGAGGCTGAAGGCAAAACACCTGAAAGCTCAACGAACCCAGATTTCTCCAGCTTTGCCGGAGCTGTGGACAAGAACGTAGGGTGCCAAAATGCTTCTCCAACTAAGCTGCTCCAAAACCAGCAGGCCCTACTTTCTCCAAACAAAG GTTCTGGAACAAAACGGAAAATGCAGACTAAACCCCAGGTCCAAGACCATCCCAAGGAGAAAGAGCCGAAGTCAAAG GATGTAATGAAAACCAGGCCATTCACGCTAGAAAAGGAAAAGGTGGAGGGAACTGCAGCATCACCCCCAAAATCAGACAAAAGGAAGCCAGACACAAAAGACCCCATTACAGATGTAAATTCCAA TTCACTGGAATTGCCATACATAACTGCCCACGAAATCAAACGCCGCAAACAGTTAGCAAAAACCTTGAAGCCTCCTCCACCAGCAAAGGGCCCTCAAATCAAGAATACAGAGACAG TGTCCGGCGAGCAGACAGAAGGCTGCCATCCTCACCCCCTTGGGAAGCCGGCTGATGCAGCAGCAGAATCAGGAAACATCAGCAGTTCTGAGGAGGAAAGTGATTCTTCCCTTCCTCCAGAGTGGGACTCTGTCCCAGTCCAGCCAGTCAGCAGTG GTGATGACGGCCTCTACCAGTTATCTCTGCAAACCATGAATGCAGACACTTTCATAAAAAGATCCACTTCCACAGCATGTCCACCTCCTGCCACATCCCTCAGCCTGATAGCCCATGGAACAGATAGCAATGTGGACTGCACAGCATG TAAGACCCAATTTAAAAGAGAACCTGGACACATGAACAAGAAGCTGACAAAATCAATCTCGTTACCTGATAAATGCGGCAGTCTCATCACTACTGTTGTGGCAGCAGATTATGACAAAAGTCCAG GTGGCAGCAGCCCAGTCATGGGGACGTCTAGAAAAGGCAACATTCCAGGGACCGTGGCCTTTCCTCAGGACAAATCCATTTGGAGCTACGGGCCCAACAG TGCTGGATTGTGGAATCCGTTCACTCCCTGTAATAGCAACAATTTAAATTCTTCTGGGCCCAGTGATACATTTAAAGGTTCTGGAG CCTTTAGTGGTATGCCCTTCACCAAGAGCCAAGAACATCAGCCAAAGTGGTCCAACTTCAATGCTGTGTCCCCGTCAATCTGGGAACCGTCCAGCGGTGATCCTCTGCATCCCTGGCCTATCACTACAAGCTCACCATCATTCTCCACTGAA TCTGTTCTAGGCACGAGCAGAGGCCTGTGGTCCACCACCACTCCATACAGCACATCCATCTGGTCACCCACCTTCACGACACCTGCCGCTGAAGTACTTCCCAACCCCAGTGGGAGCTCCAACAGAGGGTTTCCTAGCCAACACCAAAATGGGAGGCTTGCGCAATGTCTAGGGCTGCCAGCCAACAGCGAGACGGGAGGGACCTACAGCCTCTGGGGCATGTGGGGCCCGACCCCAAACAGAAGGTCCTCTGAACCTTGGAACGGCACTTCAACTGCTGAGTGCTGTTATTACTTTACACAGTAG